In Lentibacillus amyloliquefaciens, one DNA window encodes the following:
- a CDS encoding TIGR00730 family Rossman fold protein: protein MKHLAVFCGSSNGASDVYGEGAVQLGKELAKQEITLIYGGASVGMMGSVANAVLENDGQVIGVIPEMLEDREISHPNLTKLFVVQSMHERKAKMAELADGFIALPGGPGTLEEFMEVFTWAQLGEHQKPCGLLNINHYYDPLVSFFNHMADEQFLDEKYRSMALVDSSPQHLIEKFYTYQPPAVKTYIKKIKHR, encoded by the coding sequence GTGAAGCATTTGGCTGTTTTTTGTGGATCAAGCAACGGAGCATCTGATGTGTATGGTGAAGGTGCTGTTCAGCTAGGAAAAGAACTCGCTAAACAAGAGATTACACTTATATACGGTGGAGCGAGCGTTGGAATGATGGGGTCAGTAGCAAATGCTGTTTTAGAAAACGATGGGCAAGTCATTGGGGTCATCCCTGAAATGTTGGAAGACCGAGAGATTTCGCATCCCAATTTAACTAAGCTATTTGTTGTCCAATCCATGCACGAACGGAAAGCTAAGATGGCTGAATTAGCCGATGGTTTTATTGCTTTGCCTGGAGGACCAGGAACACTAGAGGAATTTATGGAAGTCTTCACTTGGGCTCAATTGGGTGAACATCAAAAACCATGCGGCCTTTTAAATATTAATCATTACTATGATCCACTTGTATCTTTTTTTAACCACATGGCGGATGAGCAATTTTTAGATGAAAAATATCGTTCAATGGCCCTTGTGGATTCGTCTCCTCAACATTTAATTGAAAAGTTTTATACATATCAACCACCGGCAGTAAAAACATATATTAAAAAGATCAAACATAGGTGA
- a CDS encoding DinB family protein: MVKHLIVGDITHELATTRRVLERLSEEYMSWKPHDKSMSLGGLATHLINLLNWQIEIFQYPEFDLSTVPLRREPLEKRSDVLGEFDANVGKLEKLLAECDEKTLGEEWTLRHGDHIIQCEPRAIALRTFGLSHMVHHRAQLGVYLRLLDIPVPGIYGPSADEEAQ; the protein is encoded by the coding sequence ATGGTTAAGCATTTGATCGTTGGCGACATAACGCATGAACTAGCCACCACGCGACGCGTTCTGGAACGCTTGTCCGAGGAATATATGTCGTGGAAGCCGCACGATAAATCAATGTCGCTCGGAGGGCTGGCCACGCATTTGATTAATCTGCTGAACTGGCAAATCGAGATTTTTCAGTACCCTGAGTTTGATCTATCGACCGTGCCGTTAAGACGGGAACCTTTGGAAAAACGCTCTGACGTTCTGGGGGAGTTCGACGCGAACGTCGGCAAGTTAGAAAAGCTGCTAGCTGAATGCGACGAGAAAACGCTTGGCGAGGAATGGACGTTGCGCCACGGTGACCATATCATCCAATGTGAGCCGCGGGCGATTGCGCTTCGCACCTTTGGACTAAGCCACATGGTTCATCACCGGGCGCAGCTTGGGGTTTATTTGCGTTTACTAGATATTCCGGTACCGGGTATCTATGGTCCCTCGGCCGACGAGGAAGCCCAATAA
- a CDS encoding HAAS domain-containing protein has protein sequence MNKKVQLSYKSRKFLEDLRVYLFSSGKGSDEIEEIVEELEVHLIEAEKNGKSTEKIVGHTPKEYMEQLSDEMPVDYRSWFKYVLIIIFGAFSFTLANDLMEGTLSYSLLELIGHVIIAGCLIVGLFAAFKYIAGNQLSKWKEITVLFALGFVPITMFVGLIFLNQSIETPVIHFGTTGTILTAVVTAIFLIAVSWWAKTWVLPIILTLLLLPEYLFGLTEMGEEMVLVLGTIFTFGGIGVYLFIVSKMDKAS, from the coding sequence ATGAATAAAAAAGTACAATTGTCCTACAAGAGCAGAAAATTCTTAGAAGACTTGCGGGTATATTTATTTTCCAGTGGAAAGGGTTCAGATGAAATTGAGGAAATTGTAGAGGAATTGGAAGTCCATTTGATAGAAGCAGAGAAAAACGGAAAATCGACCGAAAAAATTGTCGGCCATACTCCTAAGGAATATATGGAACAGCTGTCAGATGAAATGCCTGTTGATTACAGATCGTGGTTTAAGTATGTATTGATTATCATCTTTGGGGCGTTTTCCTTTACACTGGCTAATGACTTGATGGAGGGTACACTGTCCTACTCTCTGCTTGAATTGATAGGTCATGTTATCATAGCTGGTTGTCTTATAGTTGGTCTTTTTGCCGCGTTTAAATATATCGCTGGAAATCAGCTTTCAAAGTGGAAAGAAATTACTGTACTGTTTGCGTTAGGTTTTGTTCCAATCACTATGTTTGTTGGATTGATTTTTTTAAATCAATCCATTGAAACTCCGGTAATTCACTTTGGTACAACAGGTACTATTTTGACAGCAGTAGTTACAGCTATTTTTCTGATCGCTGTATCTTGGTGGGCAAAAACTTGGGTGTTACCGATTATTTTGACATTGCTTCTGCTTCCAGAATATCTGTTTGGACTTACTGAGATGGGCGAGGAAATGGTGTTGGTATTGGGTACAATTTTCACTTTCGGCGGTATCGGTGTTTATCTATTTATTGTAAGCAAGATGGATAAAGCATCATGA
- a CDS encoding PadR family transcriptional regulator: MSTTQMMKGILDGCLLAIIKDREVYGYELAEQLEMYGFDSLSEGTIYPLLLRMQKEELVTSTRKKSTAGPKRKYYSLTKKGEQELGKFLERWNYLQANVNRVLKHETATDQFPERE; this comes from the coding sequence TTGTCAACAACCCAAATGATGAAAGGAATTTTGGATGGCTGTCTATTGGCAATTATTAAGGACAGAGAGGTATATGGATATGAGCTGGCTGAGCAGCTTGAAATGTATGGATTTGACTCACTTAGTGAGGGAACAATCTATCCCCTCTTATTACGGATGCAGAAAGAAGAACTTGTTACATCTACTCGGAAGAAATCAACAGCCGGGCCAAAACGAAAATATTATTCGCTTACAAAAAAAGGGGAACAGGAGTTGGGAAAATTCCTTGAACGATGGAATTATTTACAGGCGAACGTTAATCGAGTGCTGAAACATGAAACAGCAACCGATCAATTTCCGGAAAGGGAGTGA
- a CDS encoding serine hydrolase gives MKIIIIGLAILLTLTIVFVISGIALNKHNMKKDKYDLLNYFKKHKGSLSITLKEDGQDTLAINSDKKFPLASTLKIIIAFNFVKSAMSNKISITDKVKLKELDKYYIQDTDGGAHPNWKRSINYPTEVSLLEIAKGMMQFSSNACTDFLINKIGVDVINENIEVLQLNHDKISYLTPPVIMPGYLSNKRKLAINKINAMNGQSYEELSNELFEKMKDDESDYLKEKTSKMLDQKTQLLITKKMAFSSTKQYADLMLRLGKELLTKKEKDLFSEILIGKNVKNGQDDYFWYKGGATPYVITSALYKESQDTTISVSLFIEDDKGGELYWIGNIFNDFVVSVATDTEFRKKVKELAS, from the coding sequence GTGAAGATTATTATTATAGGTTTAGCAATATTATTAACACTAACAATCGTGTTTGTTATTTCAGGAATTGCCTTGAATAAGCATAATATGAAGAAAGATAAATATGACCTATTAAATTACTTTAAAAAACATAAAGGTTCATTATCTATTACGCTTAAAGAAGATGGTCAAGATACGCTAGCTATAAACTCTGATAAAAAGTTTCCGTTAGCGAGTACCTTGAAAATAATAATAGCATTTAATTTTGTTAAGAGTGCAATGAGTAACAAAATCTCCATTACTGACAAGGTAAAATTAAAAGAACTTGATAAATATTACATTCAAGATACAGATGGAGGCGCTCATCCTAACTGGAAAAGGTCTATAAACTATCCGACTGAAGTATCTTTATTAGAAATAGCTAAAGGAATGATGCAATTCAGTTCTAATGCCTGTACGGATTTTCTAATAAATAAAATCGGAGTAGACGTTATTAACGAAAATATCGAAGTGCTCCAGCTAAATCACGATAAAATAAGTTATTTAACACCACCTGTCATAATGCCGGGATATTTATCAAATAAACGGAAGCTAGCTATAAATAAGATAAATGCAATGAATGGGCAATCGTACGAAGAATTATCGAATGAATTATTTGAAAAAATGAAAGATGATGAAAGTGATTATCTTAAAGAAAAAACGTCTAAAATGCTGGATCAAAAAACGCAACTTTTAATCACTAAAAAAATGGCTTTTTCATCGACCAAGCAATATGCTGACCTAATGCTTAGGTTGGGAAAGGAACTCTTAACCAAAAAGGAAAAAGACTTATTTAGCGAAATATTAATAGGTAAAAACGTCAAAAATGGCCAGGATGACTATTTTTGGTACAAGGGTGGAGCTACACCATATGTAATAACTTCTGCCTTATATAAAGAATCTCAAGATACCACGATATCGGTTTCTCTGTTTATCGAGGATGACAAAGGTGGAGAATTGTATTGGATAGGAAATATATTCAATGACTTTGTTGTAAGTGTTGCCACAGATACGGAGTTTAGAAAAAAAGTAAAGGAATTAGCAAGTTAA
- a CDS encoding DUF3021 family protein, with product MNKNIFFERRLEILVMNALLRGGIPFIIMSGIALLLYFQGKYSDVKGTFVASLIAFFVGAASIIYNIEHWSLIKRSGVHFIIMLITIYPILLLSGWFTIASVFDAVKIFILFAFVGIILWSLFFILARIFSW from the coding sequence TTGAATAAGAATATATTTTTTGAAAGAAGGTTAGAGATTTTGGTTATGAATGCTCTTTTAAGAGGTGGAATACCATTCATCATTATGAGCGGTATTGCTTTATTACTTTATTTTCAAGGAAAGTACTCGGATGTTAAAGGTACATTTGTTGCAAGCCTGATCGCTTTTTTTGTCGGCGCTGCATCCATTATTTATAACATAGAGCATTGGAGTTTGATTAAACGAAGCGGTGTCCATTTTATAATAATGCTTATAACAATTTATCCTATCCTTTTATTAAGTGGTTGGTTTACGATTGCATCTGTATTTGACGCTGTTAAAATTTTTATTCTTTTTGCTTTTGTTGGCATAATTTTATGGTCCTTATTTTTTATATTAGCCAGAATTTTTTCTTGGTAA
- a CDS encoding alpha/beta hydrolase yields the protein MTEFSQIQRQYIEQYKKKNFKEAMHLVELAEQNHPGKIAENSFWKSVLYCCLGSNEKALFELKTAMAQGVWWSPELFLSIPELKPLQNETEFKEILTSCETRLKEVQSQTKTETIVWPSKNSSVHPLIYSLHWRGDNINNFSSYWDDEELKNRYSMAFPQSSQLFAPEAFCWDDWKKSKDEIIETYHKVISNDNLHKGPLIVAGASQGGKLAVELALEENSIPAKGFILIVPAVGEANKYESMIKKALSRNLRGVVITGDQDPYFDEAKRLCAVFEKYKFPYKLMVSKGLGHNFPEDFRTRLIKAVDFILHDDLKDYESF from the coding sequence ATGACAGAGTTTTCACAGATACAACGACAATACATTGAGCAGTATAAAAAGAAAAACTTTAAAGAAGCAATGCATTTAGTTGAATTAGCTGAACAAAATCACCCTGGGAAAATAGCGGAAAATTCCTTTTGGAAATCAGTTTTATATTGTTGCTTAGGTAGTAATGAAAAAGCCCTTTTTGAATTAAAAACAGCTATGGCACAAGGTGTATGGTGGAGTCCGGAACTCTTCTTATCAATACCTGAATTAAAACCTTTGCAAAATGAGACAGAGTTCAAGGAAATTTTAACAAGCTGTGAAACAAGACTGAAAGAAGTGCAGTCACAAACCAAAACTGAAACGATAGTTTGGCCATCAAAAAATAGCTCAGTTCATCCTTTAATTTATTCCCTTCATTGGCGCGGGGATAATATAAACAACTTTTCAAGTTACTGGGATGATGAAGAACTTAAAAATCGATATTCAATGGCGTTTCCACAATCCTCGCAATTATTTGCCCCAGAGGCTTTCTGTTGGGATGATTGGAAAAAGTCAAAGGATGAAATCATTGAAACGTATCACAAAGTTATATCAAATGATAATCTACATAAAGGCCCATTAATAGTTGCAGGTGCTTCACAGGGTGGTAAACTGGCTGTTGAATTAGCTCTTGAAGAAAACTCTATACCGGCAAAAGGTTTTATATTGATTGTTCCTGCAGTCGGAGAAGCAAACAAATATGAATCTATGATTAAAAAAGCTTTGTCACGCAATCTTCGTGGGGTTGTGATTACTGGGGATCAAGATCCTTACTTTGATGAAGCCAAGAGATTATGTGCAGTATTTGAAAAGTATAAATTCCCTTACAAACTAATGGTAAGCAAGGGGTTAGGTCATAACTTCCCGGAGGACTTTCGGACAAGATTAATTAAAGCCGTTGATTTTATTTTGCACGATGACTTAAAAGATTACGAATCGTTCTGA
- a CDS encoding MerR family transcriptional regulator: MNEVKQKIGLSASTLRYYEKEHLIPEINRDSSGNRSYTDTDIEWISFIKTLRDTDMPIHLIKNYVSLFQEGSKTIATRKELIESHTEKVQKEVEQKLESLKVLQKKVKYYETVDRRKQRLSQRAFKKG, from the coding sequence ATGAATGAAGTGAAACAGAAGATTGGATTATCTGCTTCTACGCTGCGCTATTATGAAAAAGAGCATTTAATTCCAGAAATTAACCGTGATTCATCTGGGAACAGAAGTTATACTGACACAGATATTGAGTGGATTTCTTTTATTAAAACGTTACGTGATACGGACATGCCCATTCATCTTATTAAGAACTATGTATCATTATTTCAGGAAGGGTCTAAGACAATTGCTACCAGAAAAGAGTTAATTGAATCTCATACAGAGAAAGTACAAAAAGAGGTTGAACAAAAGCTGGAAAGTCTTAAAGTCCTACAAAAAAAGGTTAAGTATTATGAAACCGTTGATCGTCGGAAACAAAGGTTAAGTCAGCGGGCTTTTAAAAAGGGTTAA
- a CDS encoding type 1 glutamine amidotransferase domain-containing protein yields the protein MSNKILVVVSSFPKYPNLNRATGLWLGEAVHFVKKVEEAGYEVDYVSPKGGYTPIDPHSLAQAEEIDWEFYQDPEFMGKLGKTLKPSEVNPNNYSAIYYAGGHGTLWDFPENEDLQQISQTIYKNGGIVSSVCHGAVGLLNIKTQDGEYLIDGKVVTGFSNEEERLAELDQYVPYLTETELINRGAKYQSEKAFAPYAVEDGRLVTGQNPASGGPVAELVLKQLNA from the coding sequence ATGTCCAATAAAATACTTGTTGTTGTTAGTAGCTTTCCAAAATATCCAAATTTAAATAGAGCTACAGGTTTATGGCTGGGAGAAGCTGTACATTTTGTGAAAAAGGTAGAAGAAGCTGGTTATGAAGTTGACTATGTCAGTCCTAAAGGTGGTTACACACCAATTGACCCTCATAGTCTCGCTCAAGCCGAAGAAATTGACTGGGAATTTTATCAAGACCCAGAGTTCATGGGCAAATTAGGGAAAACCTTAAAACCAAGTGAAGTAAACCCAAATAACTACAGTGCTATTTATTATGCTGGGGGTCATGGAACACTTTGGGATTTCCCTGAAAATGAAGACCTTCAACAGATTAGTCAAACCATCTATAAAAATGGTGGGATTGTTTCATCTGTTTGCCATGGTGCAGTAGGTTTGTTGAATATAAAAACTCAAGATGGAGAATATCTCATAGACGGTAAAGTTGTGACAGGATTTTCTAATGAGGAAGAAAGGCTTGCTGAATTAGATCAGTATGTTCCTTATCTTACAGAGACAGAATTGATCAACCGAGGAGCTAAATATCAATCAGAAAAAGCTTTTGCTCCTTACGCAGTTGAAGATGGACGTCTTGTTACAGGTCAGAACCCAGCTTCTGGTGGTCCAGTAGCCGAGCTTGTTTTAAAACAACTAAATGCATAA
- a CDS encoding DUF952 domain-containing protein, which produces MILHIIEGEEWIKAKEQGIYTPASIVTDGFIHCSTTEQVIEIANFLYKGYFGLVLLCIASNKVNSKIVYEDLYETGKLYPHIYGSLNVDAVFKVVEFETNSDGSFDLPYEINEIVT; this is translated from the coding sequence ATGATACTACATATTATTGAAGGCGAAGAATGGATAAAGGCAAAAGAACAGGGGATTTATACACCTGCTAGTATTGTGACTGATGGGTTTATACATTGTTCGACAACTGAACAAGTTATTGAAATAGCCAATTTTTTGTATAAAGGATACTTTGGACTAGTACTGTTGTGCATAGCTTCTAATAAGGTAAATTCCAAGATTGTTTATGAGGATTTATATGAAACAGGAAAATTATATCCGCATATCTACGGTTCTTTAAATGTAGATGCTGTGTTCAAAGTGGTAGAATTTGAAACGAACAGTGACGGAAGCTTTGATTTACCTTATGAAATAAACGAAATTGTAACTTAA
- a CDS encoding MarR family winged helix-turn-helix transcriptional regulator, with translation MNKNEAMKLSNQLCFSIYSLSREINKMYRPLLGELNLTYTQYLALLVLWEKETCTVKEIGEVLYLDSGTLTPVLKRMAERNLVNRKRDSKDERKVLISLTEEGWELRNHAKEIPSELINKSGLTQEEFTKTLSDFTTLLKQIQQENSK, from the coding sequence ATGAATAAAAATGAGGCAATGAAACTTAGCAATCAACTTTGTTTTTCAATATATTCGCTTTCGCGAGAAATAAATAAAATGTACCGTCCATTACTTGGAGAGTTAAATTTAACCTATACTCAATATCTCGCTTTACTTGTTTTATGGGAAAAAGAAACATGTACGGTAAAAGAGATTGGAGAAGTACTTTATCTTGATTCTGGAACCTTAACCCCAGTACTCAAACGTATGGCTGAGAGAAACCTAGTCAATCGAAAGCGTGATTCTAAGGATGAGCGTAAAGTCTTAATCTCTTTAACAGAGGAAGGATGGGAATTGAGGAATCATGCAAAAGAAATCCCTTCAGAGCTTATTAATAAAAGTGGCCTCACACAAGAGGAGTTCACTAAAACTCTTTCGGATTTCACTACATTGTTAAAACAAATACAGCAAGAAAATTCGAAATAA
- a CDS encoding organic hydroperoxide resistance protein: MKALYTTTSSVKGGRNGRVVSDDNNINMPLTMPKTLGGSGGEGTNPEQLFSAGYAACFDSALNMAARQKRIKIGETQVKASVSIGKDTNGGFALAVQLDVHVPEVDQNTADELVELAHQICPYSKATRGNIEVKLSVNELE, encoded by the coding sequence ATGAAAGCTTTGTATACAACTACATCTTCAGTAAAAGGCGGACGTAATGGTCGCGTCGTTTCAGATGATAACAATATTAATATGCCATTAACCATGCCGAAAACTCTAGGTGGTTCTGGAGGAGAAGGTACGAATCCAGAGCAATTATTCTCAGCGGGTTATGCAGCTTGTTTCGATAGTGCACTGAATATGGCAGCTAGACAAAAACGAATTAAAATAGGTGAAACACAGGTTAAGGCTAGTGTTTCCATTGGTAAAGATACAAATGGTGGATTTGCTCTTGCTGTTCAATTGGATGTTCACGTTCCCGAGGTTGATCAAAATACAGCAGATGAACTTGTAGAATTAGCACACCAGATTTGCCCCTATTCAAAAGCAACACGGGGAAATATTGAGGTCAAATTAAGTGTAAACGAATTGGAGTAG
- a CDS encoding NADP-dependent oxidoreductase encodes MTQNLQNQQILLSKRPEGMPTEENFEFKNTAVLAPENGQVLVRTIYLSVDPYMRGRMSDAKSYAEPYKLNEMISGGIIGEVVQSRSDQLSVGDKVIGMLGWQHYNVIEASGVRKVDDTIAPLSSYLSVLGMTGLTAYFGLLDIGNPQEGETVVVSGAAGAVGMIVGQIAKIKGARVVGIAGSDNKTAFLEKELGFDKAVNYKTAGNINDSLKQACPNGVDVYFDNVGGEISDAVMSLLNDFARIPLCGAISSYNRTDGDIGPRIQPNLIKSRSLIKGFIIGDYSDRFDEGIQTLAKWVSEGSLKYEENIVEGFENVPQAFLGLFKGENLGKQLVKVNDEITNQE; translated from the coding sequence ATGACACAAAATTTACAAAATCAACAAATCTTATTGTCAAAACGTCCAGAGGGGATGCCGACTGAAGAAAACTTTGAATTTAAGAACACTGCTGTTTTAGCGCCAGAAAATGGACAAGTCCTTGTTCGAACCATATATCTATCAGTTGATCCATATATGAGGGGGAGAATGAGTGATGCAAAATCTTATGCAGAACCATACAAATTAAATGAGATGATATCTGGCGGAATAATTGGGGAAGTCGTTCAATCTAGATCTGATCAACTGAGTGTAGGCGATAAGGTGATTGGCATGCTTGGATGGCAACACTACAATGTTATCGAAGCATCCGGAGTACGTAAAGTCGATGACACAATAGCGCCACTATCTTCTTATTTAAGTGTTCTTGGTATGACTGGATTGACTGCATATTTCGGTTTGCTGGATATCGGAAATCCACAAGAGGGTGAAACAGTTGTTGTTTCTGGAGCGGCTGGAGCTGTTGGAATGATAGTTGGCCAAATTGCAAAGATTAAGGGGGCGCGTGTTGTGGGAATTGCCGGTTCTGATAATAAAACCGCTTTTCTGGAGAAGGAGCTTGGATTTGACAAGGCCGTCAACTACAAAACCGCGGGTAATATCAATGATTCTCTCAAACAGGCATGCCCAAACGGAGTGGATGTTTATTTTGACAATGTAGGTGGAGAGATTTCGGATGCGGTAATGAGTTTGCTGAATGACTTTGCACGCATTCCCTTGTGCGGTGCTATTTCATCCTATAACCGCACAGATGGTGATATCGGTCCAAGGATCCAGCCGAATCTGATCAAGAGCCGGTCCTTAATCAAAGGATTTATTATCGGTGATTATTCTGACCGTTTCGATGAGGGTATTCAAACACTTGCGAAATGGGTATCTGAAGGTAGTTTAAAATACGAGGAAAACATTGTGGAAGGATTTGAAAACGTTCCGCAGGCATTTCTTGGCTTATTCAAAGGTGAAAACCTTGGCAAACAACTTGTTAAAGTCAACGACGAAATAACTAACCAGGAATAG
- a CDS encoding NADP-dependent oxidoreductase: protein MKAVIIENYGGIDELKYMEVDEPNLKDNDVLIEVAATSVNPVDWKLREGYLKGMLQYDFPFILGLDAAGTIKEVGKNVTKFRTGDQVFTRPDITRNGTYAEYVAVDEQLVAKKPENLSFEEAASIPLVGLTSWQCLVDFAGIKQGDKVLIHAGSGGVGSFAIQLAKSFGAWVATTCSTKNVEFVKSLGADRVIDYCNEDFTHVLADMDIVFDTLGGDIQKQSFDVLKENGYLVSIADQPDQELAKEKSVKAGYVFLDPDGEQLEKIRELIEKGEIHPNVGTVMKLINIQEAHRLSETHHAKGKIVLSVK, encoded by the coding sequence TTGAAAGCAGTTATTATCGAAAATTACGGCGGCATCGATGAGTTAAAATATATGGAAGTAGACGAACCAAATTTGAAAGACAATGACGTTTTGATCGAGGTTGCAGCAACCTCCGTTAATCCCGTTGATTGGAAATTACGTGAAGGGTATCTAAAAGGGATGCTGCAATATGACTTTCCATTTATTCTCGGTTTGGATGCCGCAGGAACAATAAAAGAAGTAGGAAAGAATGTGACGAAATTTAGGACTGGAGACCAGGTATTTACCAGGCCAGATATAACCCGCAATGGAACCTATGCGGAATATGTTGCTGTTGATGAACAGCTCGTTGCAAAAAAGCCAGAAAACCTTTCATTCGAGGAAGCTGCATCGATTCCACTTGTTGGATTAACATCGTGGCAATGTCTAGTTGACTTTGCTGGCATCAAACAAGGTGACAAAGTGTTAATTCACGCTGGGTCAGGAGGGGTTGGAAGTTTTGCCATTCAACTAGCAAAATCGTTCGGTGCCTGGGTGGCGACGACATGCAGTACGAAAAACGTTGAATTTGTTAAATCATTGGGGGCCGACAGAGTTATCGATTACTGCAACGAAGATTTCACACACGTTCTTGCTGATATGGACATTGTATTTGATACGCTTGGCGGCGACATCCAAAAACAGAGTTTCGATGTTTTGAAAGAAAATGGCTATCTTGTTTCAATTGCCGACCAACCAGATCAAGAACTTGCAAAAGAGAAAAGTGTTAAAGCAGGCTATGTCTTCTTAGACCCAGATGGAGAGCAACTGGAAAAAATAAGAGAACTGATTGAAAAAGGTGAAATCCACCCGAATGTTGGGACCGTCATGAAACTTATAAATATTCAGGAAGCCCATCGGTTAAGTGAGACGCATCATGCGAAAGGAAAAATTGTTCTTAGCGTGAAATAA
- a CDS encoding aldehyde dehydrogenase family protein, with the protein MDRDFSNLYISGEWRKGRSNRTLEDINPYNEELILEIQAGNSDDLNDAYESSQSAQKDWAATLPQFKQQIFEKAANLMTENQEEIIRWLVNESGSTRIKAMVEFQAAYNDIREASTFPLRMNGVITPSKTEGKENRVYREPLGVVGVISPWNFPLHLTMRSVAAALATGNGVVVKPATDTPVTGGLLIASLFEEAGLPGGLLNVVAGRGSEIGDDMVTHPIPRFISFTGSTEVGRHIGELAGKSLKKTALELGGNNVFIMLEDANIEDAVESAVFGKFLHQGQVCIAANRILVPASRYNEFVEAFRNKVDKLQVGDPEDPKTNVGPVINEGQLKGILKDINLSVELGAKKVMGGTTEGNILEPTILTEVTNDMPIASNEIFGPVAPIIAFKDVDEAIKIANDSPYGLSGAVHSASLENGVNVARRIHTGMVHVNDQSINDEAHVPFGGEKDSGIGRFNGDWALEEFTTTRWISVQHKKRNYGPFFS; encoded by the coding sequence ATGGATAGGGACTTCAGTAACTTATATATATCCGGTGAATGGAGAAAAGGTAGAAGCAATCGAACATTAGAAGATATCAACCCATATAACGAAGAGTTGATTTTGGAAATTCAGGCAGGGAACAGTGATGATTTAAATGATGCCTACGAATCTTCTCAAAGTGCACAAAAGGATTGGGCTGCTACGTTACCTCAATTTAAGCAACAAATATTTGAGAAAGCAGCCAATCTGATGACAGAAAATCAGGAAGAAATAATTAGATGGTTAGTAAATGAGTCTGGCAGTACAAGGATAAAAGCAATGGTTGAATTCCAAGCAGCTTACAATGATATAAGAGAAGCATCAACTTTCCCTTTGAGAATGAACGGAGTGATTACACCTTCGAAAACGGAAGGAAAAGAAAATCGGGTATATCGTGAGCCACTTGGTGTAGTAGGTGTCATCAGCCCATGGAATTTTCCGTTGCATCTGACAATGCGGTCAGTCGCCGCAGCACTTGCAACTGGTAATGGCGTTGTTGTTAAGCCGGCGACAGACACCCCTGTTACCGGGGGGCTGTTAATTGCCAGTCTCTTTGAGGAGGCGGGTTTGCCAGGAGGATTGCTGAACGTTGTTGCTGGCCGTGGTTCTGAAATTGGCGATGATATGGTCACACATCCGATTCCTCGTTTCATTTCATTTACCGGTTCAACAGAAGTCGGCAGACATATCGGTGAACTGGCAGGCAAATCATTAAAGAAAACAGCATTGGAACTTGGCGGGAACAATGTTTTCATCATGTTGGAGGACGCAAATATTGAGGATGCAGTGGAATCGGCCGTCTTTGGTAAGTTTCTTCACCAGGGACAGGTTTGTATTGCCGCAAACCGCATCTTGGTTCCGGCGTCAAGGTATAATGAGTTTGTCGAGGCATTCAGAAATAAAGTTGATAAATTGCAAGTAGGAGACCCGGAAGATCCCAAAACAAATGTTGGACCAGTGATTAACGAAGGTCAGTTGAAAGGTATTCTTAAAGATATTAATCTGAGTGTGGAACTTGGTGCGAAAAAAGTTATGGGAGGTACAACTGAAGGCAATATCCTTGAGCCGACGATCCTCACCGAAGTGACAAACGATATGCCGATTGCCAGCAATGAAATTTTCGGCCCAGTCGCCCCTATTATCGCGTTTAAGGATGTAGATGAGGCAATTAAAATTGCTAACGATTCACCCTATGGATTAAGTGGAGCGGTTCATTCTGCCTCTTTAGAAAACGGTGTAAATGTCGCCAGAAGAATTCATACTGGTATGGTTCATGTAAATGACCAATCGATCAATGATGAGGCACACGTGCCGTTTGGCGGTGAAAAGGATTCAGGGATTGGTCGTTTTAACGGAGACTGGGCGCTTGAGGAATTTACGACTACTAGGTGGATTTCTGTTCAACATAAAAAACGTAATTATGGTCCCTTTTTTAGTTAA